A single Leptospira barantonii DNA region contains:
- a CDS encoding histone deacetylase family protein has translation MTTGFIFSEDFIYHNSDPKIPHFENSDRILSCLSKLQQTSYFSSLYFPKLKEVNPKFYNEIHSNYLIQRIEDSKNKRGYFDSDTPFTEKSWVAAYSAANSGITLADALISSNIKNGFSLLRPPGHHAEHNRIMGFCMLNNVAISARYLQKNGFKKIFIIDWDVHHGNGTQEIFYRDPNIFYLSIHQFPFYPMTGASTEIGDGDGVGTTKNIPMQANSGDQIYIQKFKEIVIPTMEQFEPNIILISAGFDAHKDDPLGGMNITTNGYEQLSRIVLESAEKICQGKVLSFLEGGYDLKALAESVEAHIAVLKSFS, from the coding sequence ATGACCACTGGATTCATATTCTCTGAGGATTTTATTTACCACAATTCCGATCCGAAAATCCCTCATTTTGAAAACTCCGATCGAATTCTTTCCTGTCTAAGTAAACTGCAACAAACAAGCTATTTCAGTTCCTTATACTTTCCAAAATTAAAAGAAGTTAATCCCAAGTTTTATAATGAAATTCACTCAAACTACCTCATTCAAAGAATAGAAGATTCGAAAAATAAAAGAGGATATTTCGACTCTGATACGCCTTTTACGGAGAAGTCATGGGTCGCGGCTTATTCCGCCGCAAATTCCGGAATTACTTTAGCCGACGCTTTGATTTCAAGCAATATAAAGAACGGCTTTTCACTTTTAAGACCGCCCGGACATCATGCTGAGCACAATCGCATTATGGGTTTTTGTATGCTAAACAACGTAGCTATCTCGGCTCGATATTTGCAAAAGAATGGATTTAAGAAAATTTTTATTATTGATTGGGATGTTCATCATGGCAATGGCACTCAGGAGATTTTCTATAGGGATCCAAATATTTTTTATCTATCTATTCATCAATTTCCATTCTACCCGATGACCGGTGCTTCAACGGAAATTGGTGACGGAGATGGAGTCGGAACTACGAAGAATATTCCGATGCAAGCAAATTCTGGAGATCAAATCTACATTCAAAAATTTAAAGAAATCGTTATTCCGACAATGGAACAATTTGAACCGAATATAATTCTAATTTCCGCAGGCTTCGATGCACATAAAGATGATCCTTTAGGAGGAATGAATATCACAACGAATGGTTATGAACAACTTTCTCGTATTGTTCTCGAAAGTGCAGAGAAAATTTGTCAAGGTAAAGTTCTGTCTTTTTTAGAAGGGGGTTACGACCTTAAGGCTTTAGCCGAATCGGTGGAAGCACATATTGCCGTCTTAAAATCTTTTTCATAA